In Paenibacillus guangzhouensis, a single window of DNA contains:
- a CDS encoding helix-turn-helix domain-containing protein, which produces MRLSISGKVMMIYGSIFIIIIIITFSLSYFGTVGRLQTDLKDTHIALLKQIDDKIELVFHSTEKDLLNLSEELEYVYFMYDSFDDVSQKYVNFFGLSNKLKTMVHANDQFSSVFVYSNISGDVLTDKAFIKKNESEDHWLSGYLDMAGYTKWIATHKVWDGEKMQDVVTLIRPYPLISSPGYRKGLVAVNINEDMLYRMISDVFAGNQEGMHTFIIDDKGNIVTHDDKSQLYKNMTDIPYINRILGSKGSGQFAVEWNGGKQSIFYTKSNYTGWRIVSVIPETQLYQPLESIRNLMIGIVVLMVVLALSVLFYVNRRTFRPLDRLVSKMTGAFKPMKPGQVARLDYLETVFDQMFMDREQLEQRVRDSKPILKWRIVMDMLAGYRTEYSSVSRQLEFTGFPLHPSMFVVCTAEIEKEGSMNSKDETLYTYVLCNVAEELIHMETAGVAIDLGSGRSAIIFSFAEGDVEQNHLQALTILELILDVMKHQFGLRVSAGVGRCYSDMKDIPTSFDQSQKALHYRMVLGSHAVISFEDLIGSDNQDYYRLIKMTERIMEALRHTEIEKIRKNVALLYQEAIGDGLSPELIRHLSYELVMKSLQAIAATGIDTDEVLNSMGNLHERMNRCHDWKVLEQIVLEALTQIASKVEEKREQRGSNKLIENMLIYIEEHYRESEFSLAQLADQFELTPTYISKLFKEHTEKNFIDYLIETRVKAAVALLMDKNRKINDIAEEVGYNNTRSFLRAFKKYTGMTPSEHRDWVLGANTEIAVE; this is translated from the coding sequence ATGCGCTTAAGTATTTCGGGGAAAGTCATGATGATTTATGGATCGATTTTTATCATCATCATTATCATTACCTTTAGTTTGTCTTATTTCGGTACGGTAGGACGTCTGCAGACCGATTTGAAAGACACGCACATTGCGCTGCTCAAGCAGATCGACGATAAGATCGAGCTCGTGTTTCACTCGACGGAGAAGGACTTGTTGAACTTATCAGAAGAACTGGAATACGTGTATTTCATGTATGACAGCTTCGATGATGTCTCTCAGAAGTATGTCAACTTCTTCGGGTTGTCGAACAAATTGAAGACGATGGTGCATGCCAACGATCAATTCTCCTCCGTCTTTGTCTACTCGAACATTAGCGGCGATGTATTGACGGATAAAGCTTTTATTAAGAAAAACGAATCAGAAGACCATTGGTTAAGCGGCTATTTGGATATGGCAGGTTACACAAAATGGATCGCGACGCACAAAGTATGGGATGGGGAGAAAATGCAGGATGTCGTCACGCTCATCCGTCCCTATCCGTTAATTAGCAGTCCAGGTTATCGGAAGGGGCTTGTAGCCGTCAATATCAATGAGGACATGCTCTACCGCATGATTAGCGACGTGTTCGCTGGCAATCAAGAGGGGATGCATACGTTCATCATCGATGACAAAGGGAACATCGTGACGCATGACGACAAATCGCAGTTATATAAGAATATGACGGACATTCCTTACATCAACCGGATATTAGGCTCGAAGGGTAGCGGGCAATTCGCAGTCGAATGGAATGGAGGCAAGCAGTCCATCTTCTATACGAAGTCCAATTATACGGGGTGGAGAATTGTCAGCGTTATTCCTGAGACCCAGTTGTACCAGCCGTTGGAATCGATTCGAAATCTGATGATCGGCATTGTCGTCTTGATGGTCGTGCTCGCGTTATCCGTGCTCTTCTACGTGAACCGTCGAACCTTTAGACCGCTGGATCGCTTGGTAAGCAAAATGACAGGCGCATTCAAGCCGATGAAGCCGGGACAGGTTGCCAGACTCGATTATTTGGAAACGGTGTTCGACCAAATGTTCATGGATCGCGAACAACTGGAGCAGCGAGTTCGGGACTCCAAGCCGATTCTGAAATGGAGAATCGTAATGGATATGTTAGCGGGTTATCGAACCGAATATTCGTCCGTAAGTCGCCAGTTAGAATTTACCGGGTTTCCATTGCATCCAAGCATGTTCGTCGTCTGTACGGCCGAGATTGAAAAGGAAGGCAGCATGAACTCCAAGGATGAGACGCTGTATACCTATGTGCTCTGTAATGTCGCCGAAGAATTGATCCATATGGAGACCGCCGGGGTTGCAATCGATTTAGGATCAGGTAGATCTGCCATTATTTTTAGCTTCGCGGAAGGGGATGTGGAACAGAACCATCTGCAAGCCTTAACGATTCTTGAACTCATCCTGGATGTTATGAAGCATCAGTTCGGACTACGCGTATCGGCCGGTGTAGGTAGATGTTATTCCGACATGAAAGATATTCCCACATCGTTTGACCAATCACAAAAAGCACTGCACTATCGCATGGTGCTCGGCAGCCATGCCGTTATTTCATTTGAAGATTTGATCGGATCGGATAATCAGGATTATTATCGTCTCATTAAGATGACGGAACGCATTATGGAAGCGCTGAGGCATACGGAGATCGAGAAGATCAGGAAAAACGTAGCACTCTTGTACCAGGAGGCGATTGGAGACGGTCTATCCCCGGAGCTCATCCGGCATCTATCCTATGAGCTGGTGATGAAATCGTTGCAGGCTATTGCTGCGACGGGTATTGATACTGACGAAGTTCTGAATAGCATGGGCAATCTTCACGAACGCATGAACCGTTGCCATGATTGGAAGGTGCTGGAGCAGATCGTGCTGGAGGCGCTTACGCAGATAGCGAGCAAAGTAGAAGAGAAGCGGGAGCAGCGGGGCAGTAATAAGTTGATCGAGAACATGTTGATCTATATTGAGGAGCATTATCGAGAAAGCGAATTTTCACTTGCGCAGTTGGCTGATCAGTTTGAACTCACTCCAACTTACATTAGCAAATTGTTCAAAGAACATACCGAGAAGAACTTCATCGATTACTTGATTGAGACACGGGTTAAAGCTGCCGTTGCCTTGCTCATGGATAAGAATCGCAAAATCAACGATATTGCCGAAGAGGTTGGGTATAACAATACGCGAAGCTTTTTGCGGGCATTTAAGAAATATACAGGCATGACGCCTTCGGAGCATCGGGATTGGGTGCTAGGTGCAAATACCGAAATC
- a CDS encoding polysaccharide deacetylase family protein, which yields MANVQLTFPEGKHKVLTMSYDDGRSADRRLVRTLNQHGIRGTFHLNSGLAGHHDRIPLEEVKNLYQGHEIAAHSVTHPTLTRCTREQIVGELMEDRKSLERISGYPVRGFSYPNGTFNRQMQEILPHLGIAYARTVLSHGDFQMPDDYFAWHPTCHHNQNLLELTEAFKQLGRRQHLHMLYVWGHSYEFDHDNNWDVIERFCESVSGRDDIWYATNIEIVDYLRRYQSLRFSAGMDLVYNPSYHSIWLEANGEVIEVKGGSQIELVK from the coding sequence GTGGCGAATGTACAACTGACCTTTCCCGAAGGGAAACATAAAGTACTGACGATGAGCTATGATGATGGAAGATCAGCCGATAGACGCTTGGTTCGCACATTGAATCAGCACGGCATCCGAGGAACGTTCCATCTCAATTCGGGTTTGGCCGGACATCACGATCGAATTCCTCTAGAAGAAGTGAAGAACCTGTATCAAGGCCATGAAATCGCAGCGCATTCGGTGACACATCCAACATTAACCCGATGTACGAGGGAGCAAATCGTAGGTGAATTGATGGAAGATCGGAAGTCGCTAGAACGTATCTCCGGTTACCCTGTCAGAGGTTTCTCCTATCCCAACGGCACATTCAATCGTCAAATGCAAGAGATACTTCCGCACCTCGGGATCGCTTATGCTAGAACGGTTCTCAGTCATGGCGATTTTCAAATGCCGGATGATTACTTCGCATGGCACCCCACGTGCCATCACAATCAGAATCTGCTCGAATTGACCGAGGCATTCAAGCAGCTAGGCCGAAGACAGCATCTCCATATGCTGTATGTCTGGGGACACAGCTACGAGTTCGATCACGACAATAACTGGGATGTAATAGAGCGCTTTTGCGAATCGGTTAGCGGTCGTGATGACATATGGTACGCGACGAACATCGAAATCGTGGATTACTTGCGCAGGTATCAGAGCCTCCGTTTTTCGGCGGGGATGGATCTTGTGTACAATCCCTCATATCATTCGATATGGCTGGAAGCGAATGGTGAAGTCATTGAAGTGAAAGGCGGTAGTCAAATAGAACTGGTAAAGTAA